In Leptodactylus fuscus isolate aLepFus1 chromosome 2, aLepFus1.hap2, whole genome shotgun sequence, one genomic interval encodes:
- the LOC142193648 gene encoding myeloperoxidase-like produces MASVHTGIWLLLAWGLIHTTSSSYYDGIEELNNEFIESCAKEAKHLVDTAYKNTRQTLKERLRKKNVDARDLMAYFKQPVAGSRNAIRAADYMGTTLHLLAGKVKYFYERPFNVTDLLTKNQMDTISKISGCATQNLPKACQSTKYRTITGECNNRRNPNLGASNTGFTRLLPAEYEDGISVPRGWTENRRINGFRLPLARQVSNEIVRFPTENITLDNGRALIFMQWGQWTDHDLDLSPETPARSTFLEGVDCDTSCAKEPPCFPLQIPPNDPRFRNRSDCIPLFRSSPVCTPGSPIREQINVLTSFVDGSQVYGSDLPLSFALRNNTNQFGLMAINQNFTDNGLAFLPFETAEEDFCVLTNRSSGIPCFLGGDPRVSEQPGLTAFHTLFVREHNRIATELRRLNPSWSGETLYQEARKIVGAILQKITYKDWLPLLLGSEMPRVLPRYRGYNESVDPRVANVFTVVFRMGHTLIQPFIYRLDDGYRPYAPEPQTPLHMTFFNSWRVVRQGGIDPLLRGLMANRAKLNRQHQLVVDELREHLFKLFKRVGLDLPAINLQRGREHGLPGYNAWRRFCGFSAPRNLNELAAVLNNTELAQKFINLYGTPENIDIWVGGVAEPLVRNGRIGKLLTCLIGNQLRRARDGDRFYYENPGVLTTAQRNAIERVTLGRVICDNTRITEVARNVFLGNQYPRDFVRCSNIPALDLRPWRAT; encoded by the exons ATGGCTTCTGTGCACACTGGCATTTGGCTGCTGCTGGCCTGGGGACTGATACATACAACTTCATCCTCTTACTATG ATGGAATTGAGGAACTGAATAATGAGTTTATTGAAAGTTGTGCAAAGGAAGCCAAACACCTGGTAGATACAGCCTATAAAAACACCCGCCAAAC TTTGAAGGAGCGCTTAAGGAAGAAGAATGTAGATGCTCGTGACCTTATGGCTTACTTCAAGCAGCCTGTGGCCGGAAGCAGAAATGCCATCAGGGCAGCAGATTACATGGGCACCACTCTCCATCTTCTGGCAGGAAAAGTCAAATACTTTTATGAGCGTCCTTTCAATGTTACAG ATCTACTAACTAAGAACCAGATGGATACTATTTCTAAGATTTCAGGCTGCGCAACTCAAAACCTTCCTAAAGCTTGTCAGAGCACTAAATACCGCACCATTACTGGAGAGTGTAATAACAG GAGAAATCCCAATCTTGGTGCTTCCAACACTGGCTTTACACGATTGCTGCCTGCTGAGTATGAGGATGGCATCTCCGTTCCTCGTGGCTGGACTGAGAACCGTAGAATTAATGGGTTTCGTCTCCCCTTG GCACGTCAAGTATCCAATGAAATCGTCAGATTCCCTACCGAAAATATCACCCTGGACAATGGTCGTGCACTGATCTTTATGCAGTGGGGACAATGGACAGATCATGATCTTGATCTCTCTCCTGAGACGCCTGCAAGATCAACTTTCCTTGAAGGTGTGGATTGTGATACCAGCTGTGCAAAAGAGCCCCCCTGCTTTCCACTGCAG ATTCCACCAAATGATCCTCGGTTTAGAAATCGTAGTGACTGTATCCCACTATTCCGCTCTTCTCCTGTATGCACCCCAGGGTCTCCGATCCGTGAGCAGATAAATGTGCTCACCTCTTTTGTGGATGGGAGCCAAGTCTACGGCAGTGATCTTCCACTGTCTTTTGCATTACGTAATAATACAAATCAATTTGGACTTATGGCTATTAACCAGAACTTCACGGACAATGGACTTGCATTTCTTCcatttgagacagcagaagaaGATTTTTGTGTCTTGACTAATAGATCATCTGGAATACCCTGTTTCTTGGGAG GGGACCCTCGTGTCAGTGAGCAGCCCGGCCTCACTGCCTTTCACACACTCTTTGTACGTGAACACAACCGTATAGCGACAGAACTGCGAAGGTTAAACCCATCATGGTCTGGAGAAACCTTGTATCAAGAAGCTAGGAAGATTGTAGGGGCCATCTTGCAG AAAATAACATACAAAGATTGGCTTCCTTTACTGTTGGGATCAGAGATGCCCAGAGTTCTCCCGAGATACAGAGGTTATAATGAGTCTGTGGATCCACGAGTGGCCAATGTCTTCACCGTTGTGTTCCGCATGGGCCATACTCTTATACAGCCATTCATATATCGCCTTGACGATGGTTATCGCCCCTATGCTCCGGAGCCACAGACACCTCTTCATATGACTTTTTTCAATAGCTGGAGAGTGGTCAGACAAG GTGGAATTGATCCTCTTCTCCGTGGATTGATGGCAAACAGAGCAAAACTAAATCGTCAACATCAACTGGTAGTAGATGAGTTAAGGGAACATCTCTTCAAACTCTTCAAACGGGTTGGGCTCGACTTACCAGCCATAAATTTGCAAAGGGGCCGTGAGCATGGTCTACCAG gataCAATGCATGGAGAAGGTTTTGTGGCTTTTCTGCACCACGCAATCTGAATGAGTTAGCTGCTGTGCTGAATAACACGGAATTGGCCCAAAAGTTCATAAATCTGTATGGAACACCTGAAAACATTGACATCTGGGTCGGAGGGGTTGCTGAACCTTTAGTTCGCAATGGCAGAATTGGGAAGTTGCTGACATGTTTGATTGGCAACCAACTCCGTAGGGCTCGAGATGGAGACAG GTTTTATTATGAGAACCCCGGGGTGCTTACCACAGCTCAGAGGAATGCAATAGAGAGAGTGACATTGGGCCGTGTCATCTGTGACAACACTAGGATTACTGAGGTTGCTCGAAATGTCTTTTTGGGCAATCAGTATCCTCGGGATTTTGTAAGATGTTCTAATATCCCAGCCCTGGATCTAAGACCATGGAGAGCAACTTAA